ATTCACTTATGAAGTCTTCTTGAGTTTCAGAGGAGAAGACACCCGCTATGGTTTCACTGATCATCTTTATGAGGCTTTGATTTCCAGTGGAATTCGCACCTTTAGAGATGATGAAGAACTGGCGAGAGGAGGAGTAATTGCATCTGAGCTGCTGAAAGCTATTGAAGAATCaaagatttttgttttcattttttcggAAAACTATGCTGCCTCTAGGTGGTGTCTAGATGAACTCGTGAAGATCAGTGAGTGTGGGGCAACGGAGGGGCGACTGATTCTACCAATTTTCTATCATGTGGATCCATCCCATGTGCGGAAGCAAAGAGGGAGTTATGAAAAGGCATTTGTTGATCACGAAAAGGAAGCAGATGAggagaaaagggagaagattCAAAAGTGGAGAAGTGCCTTGGCAAAAGTTGGCAATCTTGCTGGATATGATCTACAAAAATATCAGTAACTATAATTTCCTCTCATCTTTCATTGCAACATTTTCTCTTTCAATCTGGGTTGACCTTTGTACTACTTATTAAACTTGGGTCAAgatgttataaattttaattaaacctTATCAATTAAACATCCAactttacccaaaaaaaaaaagaaatcctgaattttttttttatccaaactacttttcaaaaaaataaaattgaattttttttttaatattttttttaacatttatttgattctttaaaaatttaagggaaaatcaagggaaaaataaaataaaaaataaaaaatgaaagaaaataaaaatagatttcaaaacaacaaataaatttgatgtGCTTCTAGAAACTCATCTCaattgtttttcctattttatattaatattaaataatatgaaattgtatatgtttttaactaattttaattatgtttgtgtggaccccgcatttcggctcatgcgtttcccactcgatggcgagctcgatttgtatttgaaaaattgattttatttattgtttgaaaaatgacttggagtcgccacttatttttgttttatttttaaagggtaaacaaaataagaaagaaaaaccctaagtgtgactccttgttttggaaaaggttggtctacgaaaaactggatcgggttcgggggtcaggttacttatcgggaaggtacggtaaagaccgtagcacccctctaagtccctaaaaacgggtctctactaataaaatgaagcaatcgtggcatctaataaagaaatcaatgaatacccgaattgatcatgcacatatggaaGTCAGAAAATGCATATGGATTAACCAGAGTGAGAATGAacgcgtacctgggcaacgaaccatcatgcgctatcaagagaggagGTTAGTGTGCAATAACAATCACGAGATATGTCACAGAGTATAATAAAACCGATCATTCAgggcaattaaatcaatcaatcaattaatcaatcaattataaaatcacatatgtcgggcccccaccaaaagccctgttttattttgcatgaattaattttgtgaattccattattcggaattacaaaatttaattcttgcttatttttaaaacattttaaaagatcATGAAGGACTTGAAAATTGCTTACCGAATAAAAAgtggaagcaaattttattaaaaaaaacgatttttttgactttaagattaccaaaaataataaaaataaaataagtaaaataaattaaaataaaatgataaatgaaataataaaagtaaaataatgaaaaggttAAAGAGTAAATGAAAACTACTTGAAAAtcagatttttgaaaatcaatttttggaagTAGAAATGGAGAAATTAGGAAATGAAATATCCATTCGCTTCAAGAATGGCTcaccaaaggtggccatgcatccCATGAGAGAAAGAGAATGGGTCCCACGAtcagattttattttcttcaccaTTTTGACACTTGCATGCAGCCTCCCTCCCATTTCTGCAACATTATCTGGACCTCCAAGCTAGTCAATAATATCATCCAATGGGTTGTTTGGGGATCCAAAAAACGAATTATCTCCAAAATCTTAGACTTACGCTCCATGGCTGCTTCATGCCTCTTCAAAAGTTCGGCTATATAGGCATGCCTTGCTTGAAGATATTCAtcagttttccttttctttgcaCAAGTGAGATGACCATTCCTCAAATATTAACTCAATCATAGGTGGGACCAAACATGATGGGTGAACTAGTTGGACGCAACTGGAACATTGGAGCAATTTCTTCCGTTCTTATTCAGTATCGCAAATCTCACAAATCTGATGATCATAGGCAGCAGCAGCAGCCACCATCTGAACTTCCAGGACCCTCCGGCGCCGCTCCTCCGCCTGTTGCTCGAGTGATCGGAACACGTTAGGCTTGTCCCTGGTGGCGAGCGTTCCATTGACACAAACCTTCTCAGAATTCCCAACGGAATCTGAGTTCTTGGACTGCTACTTTCGATTGCACCTGGCATAGGTGACCTTCTGCCAACCGTGGTTGCTGTGAGCGTTGGTGATGACTGAAGCTTCCGCTCCATGGCTGATTTATGAGAACTGCACTAGGGGACCATTCACGTACAGGTGGAGCCTTGTTGTATCTTTCAAGGCTACGACTGCGGCTACGAGACTTGCTCCAGTCACCATTCTGCAATTGAGCCCTGGCATGCCGATCTCTCAGGAATCCGGCCCAGCTGGGACTGGTGGTGGTCATTGAAATAGATAAGGCTTGCCCTTGGTCTCCTGATGCTGAACTGATGGTATGCTGAGCTGTAACCACATGATTAGTACATCCCACCTCCATCAGACCTTGTTTCAGTTGGAGGAAATTGAATTTCTCTAGCACAAGCAGGTGAGCTTTCCGGGACTTTGCAGGGACATCCAACTCAACTTCTAAATTTCTAAGCAAACCATGTATTAAAGACCCA
This Vitis riparia cultivar Riparia Gloire de Montpellier isolate 1030 unplaced genomic scaffold, EGFV_Vit.rip_1.0 scaffold615_pilon_pilon, whole genome shotgun sequence DNA region includes the following protein-coding sequences:
- the LOC117910129 gene encoding disease resistance protein RUN1-like, producing the protein MTSTNTQIISYSPYSSSQSTHQFTYEVFLSFRGEDTRYGFTDHLYEALISSGIRTFRDDEELARGGVIASELLKAIEESKIFVFIFSENYAASRWCLDELVKISECGATEGRLILPIFYHVDPSHVRKQRGSYEKAFVDHEKEADEEKREKIQKWRSALAKVGNLAGYDLQKYQERKQLKRYF